A section of the Solitalea canadensis DSM 3403 genome encodes:
- a CDS encoding ligase-associated DNA damage response DEXH box helicase produces MTKGEKIINGWLKSKEWKLAKFQRDSLVAYLQGKNGLVNAPTGSGKTYALFLPVLIQYINENPDYKTKKSSGLQVLWITPLRALTRDLQRNMQLACNELEIPWTVGVRTGDMSSKEKALQKKELPHVLLITPESIHLLFTQKNNSQFFKKLKVVVVDEWHELLSTKRGVQAELALAHLRALQPGVQTWGMSATIGNIEQALQVIIGMHNLVDEAIIIRSDIVKKVAVESVLPDHIEKMPWAGYLGINLLDKVMPIIHESRTTLLFTNTRSQTEIWYRIMMERYPELAGLVALHHGSLDRDLRNWVEENLHLGKLKLVICTSSLDLGVDFRPVETVIQVGSPKSISRFLQRAGRSGHQPGAVSRIYFVPTHSLELIEGASLRVAVKNQVLEERIPIVQAFDVLAQFMVTLAVGDGFEEKNLFKEISSTYSYQYINRNEWEWLLGFITTGSASLLAYDEFKKVEKQDEIYRVTDRRVALRHRLSMGTIVSESSVRIQTLNGKYIGAVEESFITWLKPGDVFSFAGMHLELIRVRDMTAQVRKTVAKKALVPRWAGGRIPLSSQLAAFIRERLDEAIDHSAKEPEMKKLEPLMSLQQERSAIPNHNELLIEECQTTEGFHLFFFPFEGRLVHEGMASLIAYRIGRIRPITFSMAMNDYGFELLSDTKVAIQEILEEHDLFSVDDLLNDIYHSVNANEMARRKFREIAAISGLLFQGYPGRSVKTSHLQASSSLLFEVMRDHEPNNLLLKQAYQESLDQQLEEKRLRQALEKIRQQEVIITYPDRPSPFSFPIMVDRLREEMSSEKLEDRVNKLIEQIEVQSENNNKG; encoded by the coding sequence TTGACTAAAGGGGAGAAAATAATTAATGGTTGGTTAAAATCCAAAGAGTGGAAGTTGGCGAAATTCCAGCGGGATTCTCTTGTGGCTTATCTACAAGGAAAGAATGGATTAGTAAATGCACCCACAGGCTCAGGGAAAACATATGCCTTGTTTCTTCCAGTGCTGATTCAATACATTAATGAAAATCCGGATTATAAAACAAAAAAGAGCTCAGGTTTGCAGGTCCTCTGGATTACTCCCTTGCGAGCTTTAACCAGAGATTTGCAGCGTAATATGCAATTGGCTTGCAATGAATTAGAGATTCCATGGACAGTAGGAGTGCGTACAGGAGATATGAGCTCAAAGGAAAAGGCACTTCAAAAGAAAGAGCTTCCCCATGTTTTACTAATTACACCTGAAAGTATTCACCTACTCTTTACTCAAAAGAATAACTCACAGTTCTTTAAAAAGCTCAAAGTCGTAGTCGTAGATGAATGGCATGAATTGTTAAGCACTAAAAGAGGAGTTCAAGCAGAGTTGGCATTGGCTCATCTTCGCGCACTACAGCCTGGAGTTCAAACCTGGGGTATGTCGGCAACTATCGGAAATATAGAACAAGCACTCCAGGTAATTATAGGAATGCACAACCTGGTGGATGAAGCCATCATTATCAGGTCCGATATTGTCAAAAAAGTTGCGGTTGAATCTGTGTTGCCGGATCATATTGAGAAAATGCCTTGGGCCGGATATCTCGGAATTAATCTATTGGATAAAGTGATGCCCATAATTCACGAAAGCAGAACAACACTACTTTTTACCAATACCCGTTCACAAACTGAAATATGGTATCGAATCATGATGGAACGATACCCTGAACTAGCCGGACTAGTTGCTTTGCATCATGGTTCTTTAGATAGAGATCTTCGGAATTGGGTAGAAGAGAATCTTCATCTCGGCAAACTTAAATTAGTCATTTGTACCTCCAGCCTGGATTTAGGTGTCGATTTTCGTCCCGTTGAAACAGTAATACAAGTTGGTAGTCCTAAAAGTATATCCCGCTTTCTGCAACGTGCGGGTCGTAGCGGGCATCAACCTGGAGCTGTAAGCCGAATCTATTTTGTTCCAACCCATTCATTGGAACTAATTGAAGGAGCCTCTTTAAGAGTAGCCGTTAAAAATCAGGTACTCGAAGAACGGATTCCTATTGTTCAGGCGTTTGATGTGCTTGCACAGTTTATGGTAACCTTGGCAGTAGGTGATGGTTTTGAGGAGAAAAACCTATTTAAGGAAATCAGTTCTACTTATTCTTATCAATACATTAATAGAAATGAATGGGAGTGGCTATTAGGGTTTATTACAACAGGTAGCGCTTCTTTACTTGCCTATGATGAGTTTAAAAAAGTAGAAAAACAGGATGAAATATACCGTGTTACAGATAGGAGAGTTGCATTACGTCATCGCTTGAGCATGGGAACTATTGTCTCCGAATCATCGGTTCGTATTCAAACGCTAAATGGTAAATACATTGGTGCAGTAGAAGAAAGTTTTATTACCTGGCTTAAACCGGGAGATGTGTTTTCTTTTGCAGGAATGCATCTGGAACTAATTCGGGTGCGAGATATGACCGCTCAAGTGAGGAAAACAGTTGCAAAAAAAGCATTGGTGCCTCGTTGGGCTGGTGGACGAATTCCTCTTTCTTCTCAATTAGCTGCTTTTATACGAGAGCGATTGGATGAAGCTATTGACCATTCGGCCAAAGAACCAGAAATGAAGAAGCTCGAACCGCTGATGAGTTTGCAACAAGAGCGTTCTGCTATTCCTAATCATAACGAATTGCTAATTGAAGAATGCCAAACTACAGAAGGGTTTCATTTGTTCTTTTTCCCTTTTGAAGGCCGGTTGGTCCACGAGGGAATGGCCTCGCTTATTGCTTATCGTATTGGTCGGATAAGGCCAATTACCTTTTCGATGGCTATGAACGATTATGGTTTTGAATTGCTTTCAGATACCAAAGTAGCTATTCAGGAAATTTTGGAAGAGCATGACCTGTTTTCAGTTGACGATCTTTTAAACGATATTTACCACAGTGTTAATGCTAATGAAATGGCACGGCGTAAGTTTCGGGAAATTGCGGCTATATCAGGATTGCTGTTCCAGGGCTATCCGGGCCGGTCAGTTAAAACTAGTCATCTTCAGGCTTCATCTTCTTTATTGTTTGAAGTGATGAGGGATCATGAACCCAATAATCTTTTGCTGAAACAAGCTTATCAGGAATCGCTTGATCAGCAATTAGAAGAAAAACGGCTCAGGCAAGCATTGGAAAAAATAAGGCAACAAGAGGTCATTATTACCTATCCAGACCGACCAAGCCCGTTTTCATTTCCTATTATGGTCGACAGGCTAAGGGAAGAGATGTCGTCAGAAAAATTGGAAGATAGAGTAAATAAATTGATCGAACAGATAGAAGTACAAAGTGAGAATAACAATAAAGGATAA
- a CDS encoding ATP-dependent DNA ligase, with amino-acid sequence MKLFTNLFLQLDRTNKTNEKVALLKAYFLIAPDKDKLWALALFTGRRPPRKVKTTQVQHWAMQQAGIPEWLFRESYNSVGDLAETISLILPESASVATKTMSEWFDYLSKLNSASDEEKEKLITDAWKQLGTFETFVFNKLLMGSFRIGVSQTLVIRAIAEAFEIEPAVVAHRIMGQWNAFETSFEGLIHAENSADELSKPYPFYLAYAIESDIENLGAVEEWFAEWKWDGIRSQLIYRNNELYIWSRGEDLMTDKFPELHVLKDYLPANVVIDGELVCFANDKPLPFNLLQTRIGRKNLTKKILTEAPVVILAYDLLEYEGNDIRDKPHAERRALLETVVQQVNMPYLLRLSPLVNFNEWNELKLLHLQSRELAAEGFMLKRRSATYQVGRKKGDWWKWKVDPLSVDAVLVYAQKGHGRRAELYTDYTFAVWDEEGKLIPFAKAYSGLTDEEIKIVDRFIRQNTLEKFGPVRTVTPELVFEIGFEGINASSRHKSGIAVRFPRILNWRKDKPVEEADTLENLRNMLYQFK; translated from the coding sequence ATGAAATTATTTACCAACCTGTTTCTTCAGCTTGATCGTACCAATAAAACGAATGAAAAAGTAGCCTTGCTTAAGGCTTATTTCCTGATAGCCCCTGATAAAGATAAATTATGGGCATTGGCACTATTTACTGGTCGTCGTCCGCCGCGAAAAGTTAAAACTACGCAGGTTCAGCACTGGGCCATGCAACAGGCAGGTATTCCTGAGTGGCTATTTCGTGAAAGTTATAATAGTGTTGGTGATTTGGCTGAAACCATTTCATTGATTTTACCCGAATCAGCATCTGTTGCAACTAAAACCATGAGCGAATGGTTTGATTATCTGTCGAAATTAAACTCAGCATCAGACGAAGAAAAGGAAAAATTGATTACAGATGCATGGAAACAACTTGGAACTTTTGAAACCTTTGTTTTCAATAAATTGCTGATGGGTAGTTTTCGGATTGGCGTTTCACAAACTTTGGTTATTAGGGCTATAGCCGAAGCTTTTGAAATAGAGCCTGCCGTTGTTGCTCATCGCATTATGGGACAATGGAATGCTTTTGAAACTTCATTTGAAGGGCTTATTCATGCTGAAAATAGTGCAGATGAATTATCCAAGCCGTATCCTTTCTATTTGGCTTATGCTATCGAAAGTGATATTGAAAATTTGGGTGCTGTCGAAGAATGGTTTGCCGAATGGAAATGGGATGGTATTCGCTCGCAATTAATCTACCGAAATAATGAATTGTACATCTGGTCGAGAGGGGAAGATCTGATGACCGACAAGTTTCCTGAGTTGCATGTGTTAAAGGATTATCTTCCGGCAAACGTAGTTATTGATGGCGAATTGGTTTGTTTTGCTAATGACAAACCACTGCCCTTTAATCTGCTTCAAACACGAATTGGGCGTAAAAACCTAACAAAGAAAATACTGACGGAGGCTCCTGTTGTAATATTGGCTTATGACCTTTTGGAGTACGAGGGGAATGATATTCGGGATAAACCTCATGCAGAACGTCGTGCATTACTTGAAACTGTAGTTCAGCAAGTAAACATGCCTTATTTATTACGATTATCGCCTTTAGTTAATTTCAATGAATGGAATGAGCTAAAGCTGTTGCACCTACAATCGCGGGAATTGGCTGCGGAAGGCTTTATGTTAAAAAGAAGGAGTGCAACTTATCAGGTTGGTCGTAAAAAAGGCGACTGGTGGAAGTGGAAAGTTGATCCATTAAGTGTTGACGCAGTATTGGTGTATGCCCAAAAAGGGCATGGAAGAAGGGCCGAGCTATATACAGATTATACATTTGCTGTTTGGGATGAAGAAGGGAAATTAATTCCATTTGCAAAAGCTTATTCCGGATTAACGGATGAAGAAATAAAAATAGTCGATCGTTTTATCAGGCAAAATACACTTGAGAAATTTGGTCCTGTTAGAACCGTAACACCTGAATTGGTTTTTGAAATTGGTTTTGAGGGTATAAATGCTTCGAGCCGACATAAATCAGGTATTGCTGTACGATTTCCCCGTATCTTAAACTGGAGAAAAGATAAACCTGTTGAAGAAGCGGATACATTAGAAAACCTTCGAAATATGCTATATCAATTTAAATAA